The genomic segment tacatttatttatttaatgtgtAGAGCCAAACATTGATATTACTTGTAATTTGAGTCTAATTTTTTGTTCTTACCTTAGGCATTTACAATACAAGTAAAGTCTCTTTTTGGATAACGTGGAGTGTGATTGAATTGGCTCTATCAAATACCCAAACAATTTGGTAacttttgaagaagaagaagacaattgTTAACATAGGGACAACTTTAACTTCCAAGAAGAACAAGACAACATTTACATAAAATtatcttaaattttaattattttttgtctTTCGGGAAAATACATTATTTGTTTGAACAATTTTGCAAGCcaagtaatttgaataatattattaatttattgttTCTTGATGCTTAATTTTAGTTTGGTCAAGTTTGATTCTAtgtttgataaataaaattatagatAAATGTTTTGATCATTGCTGACGATATCCTTAAAAACTCATGTTTTGCAAATTTCAATAACAAAAATGAAGTACTCTCACTATTGTACTATGTCACGATATAAAAATTACATTcataaaaatatcattaaaaatcTTATTATATTCCTCTAATTACTTCATAATCGGTAATCTCGGTTAAAATTAATCATTAATTTATGTTCGAAACCTTCCCGCTTATCATCATTTCAAGAAGTTAATTGGAAAACaaaaactattaatatttatggtccatttttttaaaacattataTTCGAATTGGAGATCTTCTTTACGTGAGTATAGGTGTATGATCATATTTATGATCCAtgttgataataataaattaattttgagtataatattttgaaatgattttttttttaaaagtataaAGTTTTTCGTGATAATTTTAGGTATGCAAAGTGCTATTGTGAGAAGAGATAACAAAATCCAAAGATAATTTCCCTTCCAGAGCCCATGATAGATAGCCCAGGTTTACCTCATGGCCTGGCTAGGTTATGTTTGGGCGAAGTCTTTAGAcgttgttgttatttttatttttatgtatttttttaagaATGACAATTTTAGGattctttttcaaatttggtaaatAATTGGTCTCTTCCCAATCTATCCTATGAGGAAGAAAGAGTATTCTCTTCTCTCGGTTCTTCATTGGAAATGACTTTTTTCCAAGAGTATCTTTTTAAGTTAATTTATTACTTGTATTTGTAATTGTTACCTGATGTTTATATGAGATCCAATAATGCAGgaaatgaaaaattaatttctttGCTATAGAGGAATTTTGAAACAAATGAAGCAATACTTGGTTAAACTCTAAGGTTGATATAATTGTCGTCTTGTTGACCATTTTCCAAACTTACAAGATTTTAAATGTCATTACAAATAAACTCAAATTTTGTTACTCAACAAATAGAAAATTTATAAGGGAACATGTGACAAAATTTTTGGGCATTGTCTTGTGAGTTTGGTTTTTTACTTTGCTAAGAATACATTGGAGTATAACTGTTGTAGTAGATAAACAAACAAGCTCACGATCATAACATTACTTGGATAAGGAGCCAAGTTGTGGCTTGAACTGCACGGGAGGCTGCTTCCACTGTAACACCCTTTCTTCTGCTTAATTCCCAAACCACGATTTTCAAGAACAAATGTGGTGTTTGTTCGCCCGCTGCTGAACAGAACACACCAGAAGAAAGGCCCTTTATGGACTCCAACCATGCCTACTCCCACCTCCGAATGAGATTTGTTTTGAAGAACAGATAACTCCTTCTTGTCTTTAGCTAGAATGTGCGAAAAGGCTAGTGGTGGCTCGAGATACTTTGATTGGCAACCAACTATGCGGCCAGTGATGGTGCCAAAAGTTGGTAGTTCAACACCGCAGTTTGGAGCAAAGATTTCAGTAAAGTCATCCTCTGATGGTTTGCAGTCTATGGTGTTGTTTGCTGTGCAGTTGGTCTTGCATAATTCAACGTATTGCAATGCCATACAACCGAGTCCAGGACTATCATTTAGTATGGAAAGCTTATGAGATGTTCGGTTATCGTTGATTAGGTTGACAATGTCATTTGCAGGGTTCCCTGTGAAACAAGCAGCATGTAACAACTTAATGTCAGAATATAATTATAATCCAAAATGCA from the Humulus lupulus chromosome X, drHumLupu1.1, whole genome shotgun sequence genome contains:
- the LOC133804242 gene encoding uncharacterized protein LOC133804242, encoding MLKKFSCSCWFLLSQLLLAALVCSKDHGNPANDIVNLINDNRTSHKLSILNDSPGLGCMALQYVELCKTNCTANNTIDCKPSEDDFTEIFAPNCGVELPTFGTITGRIVGCQSKYLEPPLAFSHILAKDKKELSVLQNKSHSEVGVGMVGVHKGPFFWCVLFSSGRTNTTFVLENRGLGIKQKKGCYSGSSLPCSSSHNLAPYPSNVMIVSLFVYLLQQLYSNVFLAK